One Nonomuraea angiospora DNA segment encodes these proteins:
- a CDS encoding GNAT family N-acetyltransferase — protein MFAISLGEDGAELRPLEPWHAEELLAHMDRGREFVGQFISFADKVTDLESSRSLLHLYMEKAATDTGRIYGIWTDGTLVGGLLFRTMDVKTGVAEVGCWLEPSAAGKGLVTRAARVIIDWAVEERGIHRIEWVVASENTASIAVARRLGMTRDGVLRESYPHRGKRHDMEIWSVLAPEWRAARQPS, from the coding sequence ATGTTCGCAATATCCCTGGGCGAGGACGGCGCGGAGCTGCGGCCGCTGGAGCCGTGGCACGCGGAGGAGCTCCTGGCCCACATGGACCGGGGGCGGGAGTTCGTCGGGCAGTTCATCTCGTTCGCGGACAAGGTCACGGACCTGGAGTCGAGCCGGTCGCTGCTTCACCTGTACATGGAGAAGGCCGCCACCGACACCGGGCGGATCTACGGCATCTGGACGGACGGCACGCTGGTCGGCGGGCTGCTGTTCCGCACGATGGACGTCAAGACGGGCGTCGCGGAGGTGGGCTGCTGGCTGGAGCCGTCGGCGGCGGGCAAGGGCCTGGTGACCAGGGCCGCACGGGTGATCATCGACTGGGCCGTCGAGGAGCGGGGCATCCACCGCATCGAGTGGGTGGTCGCGTCGGAGAACACGGCCAGCATCGCCGTGGCCCGGCGGCTGGGGATGACCAGGGACGGCGTGCTGCGGGAGAGCTACCCGCACCGGGGCAAGCGGCACGACATGGAGATCTGGTCGGTGCTCGCGCCCGAGTGGCGCGCGGCCAGGCAGCCCTCCTAG
- a CDS encoding FAD-binding oxidoreductase encodes MTQDITDLRATVRGEVLTPQDAGYEDARALHNGMIDRRPAAIVRVSGTADVVGVLAYAREHALEVSVRGGGHGVAGHALGGDLVIDLSALRGVTVDAAARTAVVQAGTIWGEVDQATQAHGLAVPGGRISHTGVAGLTLGGGEGWLSARYGLSCDNLIAVELVTADGRVVVADDESEPELMWALRGGGGNFGVVMSFTFRLHPLGPLVLGGMLGYRVSDAPAVLDALERLHSAGHDDFAPAAVFLTAPPAPFVPGHVVGRPILAIVPAWLGDPEAGAEVIRPLFEAATPLFDAVQPMPYPALQSMLDDGSQPGRRNRWSAEFVPGLDPSLISDLQDAAIAAPSPLSQLIVSPLPEAVRTAPDSAFPSRHGGRWLVHPVGVWVDPGDDPANLAWVQEVTAAIRKHGVTGSYLNLEQADDDRVRWAMGVRRYRRLQQVKAAWDPGDVFRHCAHVSP; translated from the coding sequence ATGACACAAGACATCACGGACCTGCGAGCCACCGTACGAGGAGAGGTCCTCACCCCGCAGGACGCCGGCTACGAGGACGCCCGAGCCCTGCACAACGGCATGATCGACCGCAGGCCGGCCGCGATCGTGCGGGTCAGCGGCACCGCCGACGTCGTCGGCGTGCTGGCCTACGCCCGCGAGCACGCGCTGGAGGTCAGCGTGCGCGGTGGCGGGCACGGGGTGGCCGGGCACGCGCTCGGCGGCGACCTCGTGATCGACCTGTCGGCGCTGCGCGGCGTCACCGTGGACGCGGCCGCGCGGACGGCCGTCGTTCAGGCGGGCACGATCTGGGGCGAGGTCGACCAGGCCACGCAGGCGCACGGCCTGGCCGTGCCCGGCGGCCGGATCAGCCACACCGGCGTCGCCGGGCTCACCCTCGGGGGCGGCGAGGGCTGGCTGTCCGCGAGGTACGGGCTGAGCTGCGACAACCTGATCGCCGTCGAGCTCGTCACGGCCGACGGCCGGGTGGTCGTCGCCGACGACGAGAGCGAGCCCGAGCTGATGTGGGCGCTGCGCGGCGGGGGCGGCAACTTCGGCGTGGTCATGTCGTTCACTTTTCGCCTGCACCCGCTGGGTCCGCTGGTGCTCGGCGGCATGCTCGGTTACCGGGTGTCCGACGCGCCCGCCGTACTGGACGCCCTGGAGCGGCTGCACTCGGCCGGGCACGACGACTTCGCCCCCGCGGCGGTCTTCCTGACGGCGCCGCCGGCGCCGTTCGTGCCCGGGCACGTGGTGGGGCGGCCGATCCTCGCGATCGTGCCCGCCTGGCTCGGCGACCCGGAGGCGGGCGCGGAGGTGATCCGGCCGCTGTTCGAGGCGGCGACGCCGCTGTTCGACGCGGTCCAGCCGATGCCGTACCCGGCGCTGCAGTCGATGCTGGACGACGGCTCGCAGCCGGGGCGGCGCAACAGGTGGTCGGCGGAGTTCGTGCCCGGCCTCGACCCGAGCCTGATCTCCGACCTGCAGGACGCCGCGATCGCCGCGCCGAGCCCGCTGTCGCAGCTGATCGTCTCGCCGCTGCCTGAGGCGGTCAGGACGGCGCCGGACTCCGCGTTCCCGAGCCGCCACGGCGGGCGCTGGCTGGTGCATCCCGTCGGCGTCTGGGTGGATCCGGGCGACGATCCCGCCAACCTGGCCTGGGTGCAGGAGGTGACCGCGGCGATCAGGAAGCACGGGGTCACCGGCTCCTACCTGAACCTGGAGCAGGCCGACGACGACCGGGTGCGCTGGGCGATGGGCGTGCGCAGGTATCGCCGGCTGCAGCAGGTGAAGGCGGCCTGGGACCCCGGCGACGTGTTCCGCCACTGCGCCCACGTCAGTCCATGA